One Qipengyuania aurantiaca genomic region harbors:
- the lepA gene encoding translation elongation factor 4, which produces MTDLSKIRNFSIIAHIDHGKSTLADRLIQFCGGLTDREMSEQVLDNMDIEKERGITIKAQTVRLNYTAKDGETYELNLMDTPGHVDFAYEVSRSLAACEGALLVVDAAQGVEAQTLANVYQSIEHDHEIVPVINKIDLPAAEPDKVKAEIEDIIGLDASDAVLTSAKSGIGIEDTLEALVARIPAPTGDREAPLKAMLVDSWYDPYLGVVILVRVMDGVIKKGLNVKFMQGGTQHLIDRVGCFTPKRADLPELGPGEIGFITAQIKEVEQARVGDTITTVKNGADKALAGYKEVQPVVFCGLFPVDAADFEKLRESIGKLRLNDASFSYEMESSAALGFGFRAGFLGLLHLEIIQERLSREYDLDLITTAPSVVYRVHLAHTKTEDAKVIDIHNPADWPDVNRIDMIEEPWIKAVIYTPDEYLGSILKLCQDRRGIQTDLTYVGGRAQVSYELPLNEVVFDFYDRLKSISRGYASFDYEQIGLREGDLVKMNIMVNNEPVDALSLIVHRSVAEERGRGMCERLKDLIPRHLFKIPIQAAIGGKIIARETIAALRKDVTAKCYGGDITRKKKLLEKQKKGKARMREYGNVSIPQEAFIAALRMGEE; this is translated from the coding sequence ATGACCGACCTTTCCAAGATCCGCAATTTTTCGATTATCGCGCATATCGACCACGGCAAGTCCACGCTGGCCGACCGGTTGATCCAGTTCTGCGGCGGGCTGACCGACCGAGAGATGTCCGAGCAAGTCCTTGATAACATGGACATCGAGAAGGAGCGCGGGATCACGATCAAGGCGCAGACCGTGCGCCTCAACTACACCGCCAAGGATGGCGAGACCTATGAGCTCAACCTCATGGACACGCCCGGCCATGTCGACTTTGCCTATGAAGTCTCGCGCAGCCTCGCCGCCTGCGAAGGCGCGCTGCTGGTGGTGGACGCGGCGCAGGGGGTGGAAGCCCAGACCCTCGCCAATGTCTACCAGTCGATCGAGCACGACCACGAGATCGTCCCCGTCATCAACAAGATCGACCTCCCCGCCGCCGAGCCCGACAAGGTGAAGGCGGAGATCGAGGACATCATCGGCCTCGACGCATCGGACGCCGTCCTCACCAGCGCCAAATCCGGCATCGGCATCGAGGACACCTTGGAAGCCCTCGTCGCCCGCATTCCCGCCCCCACGGGCGATCGCGAGGCGCCGCTCAAGGCCATGCTCGTCGACTCTTGGTACGACCCCTACCTCGGCGTCGTCATCCTCGTGCGCGTGATGGACGGGGTCATCAAGAAGGGCCTCAACGTCAAGTTCATGCAGGGCGGCACCCAGCACCTGATCGACCGCGTCGGCTGCTTCACCCCCAAGCGCGCCGACCTGCCCGAGCTCGGCCCCGGCGAGATCGGCTTCATCACCGCGCAGATCAAGGAAGTCGAGCAGGCCCGCGTCGGCGACACCATCACCACGGTCAAGAACGGCGCGGACAAGGCGCTGGCGGGCTACAAGGAAGTCCAGCCCGTGGTCTTCTGCGGCCTCTTCCCGGTTGACGCCGCCGATTTCGAGAAACTGCGCGAATCCATCGGCAAACTGCGCCTCAACGATGCCAGCTTCAGCTACGAGATGGAAAGCTCCGCCGCGCTGGGCTTCGGCTTCCGCGCCGGCTTCCTCGGCCTGCTGCACCTGGAGATCATCCAGGAACGCCTCTCCCGCGAATACGACCTCGACCTCATCACCACGGCCCCATCCGTGGTCTACCGCGTCCACCTCGCCCACACGAAGACGGAAGACGCCAAGGTCATCGACATCCACAATCCCGCCGACTGGCCGGACGTGAACCGCATCGACATGATCGAGGAACCGTGGATCAAGGCGGTGATCTACACGCCCGACGAATACCTCGGCTCCATCCTCAAGCTGTGCCAGGACCGCCGCGGCATCCAGACCGACCTGACCTATGTCGGCGGCCGCGCGCAGGTGAGCTACGAGCTGCCGCTGAACGAGGTGGTGTTCGACTTCTACGACCGCCTCAAGAGCATCAGCCGCGGCTATGCCAGTTTCGATTACGAACAGATCGGCCTGCGCGAAGGCGACCTCGTGAAGATGAACATTATGGTCAACAACGAGCCGGTCGACGCGCTGTCGCTGATCGTCCACCGCAGCGTGGCGGAAGAGCGCGGCCGCGGCATGTGCGAGCGCCTGAAAGACCTCATCCCGCGCCACCTGTTCAAGATCCCGATCCAGGCCGCGATCGGCGGCAAGATCATCGCCCGCGAAACCATCGCCGCCCTGCGCAAGGACGTCACCGCCAAATGCTACGGCGGCGACATCACGCGCAAGAAAAAGCTGTTGGAAAAACAGAAGAAGGGCAAGGCAAGGATGCGCGAGTATGGCAACGTGAGTATTCCCCAAGAGGCGTTCATCGCGGCGCTACGGATGGGGGAGGAGTAG
- a CDS encoding DM13 domain-containing protein encodes MFSIKALAPLALAIATTTTVLTAGVVIAQPAAAAQLHSKGAFVGDRAHPAQGKASVVQLKGGGFGIKLHDDFKVRGGPDLRVWVSESKSPTGGRAVRAAEHIDVGRLRSSSGEQIYRLPADHDLAKAQSVVIWCHAFGVFFGAAALR; translated from the coding sequence ATGTTCTCCATCAAGGCCCTTGCCCCGCTCGCTCTGGCGATCGCTACCACCACCACCGTTCTCACCGCCGGTGTCGTTATCGCGCAGCCCGCTGCCGCCGCCCAGCTTCATTCGAAGGGCGCTTTCGTCGGCGACCGCGCCCATCCCGCCCAGGGTAAAGCGAGTGTCGTGCAGCTGAAAGGCGGCGGCTTCGGCATCAAATTGCATGATGACTTCAAGGTGCGTGGCGGCCCCGATCTTCGCGTCTGGGTCAGCGAATCCAAATCACCGACAGGTGGTCGTGCGGTCCGTGCAGCCGAGCATATCGACGTCGGCCGTCTCCGGTCTTCGAGCGGCGAGCAGATCTACCGCCTCCCCGCCGATCACGACCTCGCAAAAGCCCAGTCGGTCGTCATCTGGTGCCACGCCTTCGGCGTCTTCTTCGGTGCAGCCGCGCTACGCTGA
- a CDS encoding putative bifunctional diguanylate cyclase/phosphodiesterase has protein sequence MPFTDFFKGRKGTEASEEEGRYIPPAPEFSGSDKLAIVEQLENSGVACFWATDARGVLSYLSPAIYQRLGRKADKAFDQPLQHILEPVPGDGDARSLGLKLGTRKSFAGLTVETGDPQADLVLRMSGRPLYDNNDEFVGFRGTATDITEEFRSEEEASRLAKFDSLTGLANRHRMEHRIDSTLQTFRSAKRAAALLMLDLDRFKQVNDTLGHAAGDQLLQQVAERLNQVISGRGEIGRLGGDEFQILIPDMDDRGELGEIAKKIIQILSQPYSVEEGRCTIGCSVGIAIAPYDGVERDELTRAADLALYASKNGGRGQFRFYAADLEHEANLRKRMEDDLAEAIEAGNFTLEYQPCVELGSNKVVALEAQYCWEDEDRGRVSQETFIPVAEGSRLIIPIGEWALRKACEEAHEWPESLRLSINISPVQFEANGFVDMVAKILDETGLDPARLDLELAESVLLGDASKVDAALGALFKLGVRLTLDQFGTGLSSLSYLRRAPFNALKIGANFFEPVMGNDLGDMELVRAVVALAGAMGMETVATGVHAMDLMGELRKIGVSHVQGFVFSEAVSQKAVLEEIAQGDWMLEPTDAGSQRASRRTVFRKIGLIHEDHYYDVTLRNMSRSGAMIQGLEDVPVGTQFVLDFGQGQLAVCTVRRSMDDTQGVEFEQELVDDGAGGLCTRHRVNPYALAAAGAPLTALPPGKYSQAPQAAPGSFAQFKLSANAPKQGGGPQES, from the coding sequence ATGCCCTTCACCGATTTCTTCAAGGGCCGCAAAGGTACCGAAGCTTCCGAGGAGGAAGGCCGGTACATTCCGCCCGCACCGGAGTTTTCCGGGTCGGACAAGCTGGCCATTGTCGAACAGCTGGAAAATTCCGGCGTCGCCTGTTTCTGGGCGACCGACGCACGCGGTGTGCTCTCCTATCTCAGCCCTGCCATCTACCAGCGCCTCGGGCGCAAGGCCGACAAGGCCTTCGACCAGCCGCTCCAGCATATTCTCGAGCCTGTGCCGGGCGACGGCGATGCCCGTTCGCTCGGCCTGAAGCTCGGCACCCGCAAGAGCTTTGCCGGGCTGACGGTGGAAACAGGTGATCCGCAAGCGGACCTAGTCCTGCGGATGTCGGGCCGCCCGCTCTACGACAATAACGACGAATTCGTGGGCTTCCGTGGCACCGCCACCGACATCACCGAGGAATTCCGCAGCGAAGAAGAGGCGAGCCGCCTCGCCAAGTTCGATTCGCTCACCGGCCTCGCCAACCGCCACCGGATGGAACACCGGATCGATTCCACGCTGCAGACCTTCCGCAGCGCCAAGCGCGCCGCTGCGCTGCTGATGCTCGATCTCGACCGCTTCAAACAGGTCAACGATACGCTGGGCCACGCAGCGGGCGACCAGCTTCTGCAGCAGGTTGCCGAGCGTCTGAACCAGGTCATTTCGGGCCGCGGCGAGATCGGTCGTCTTGGCGGCGACGAGTTCCAGATCCTGATTCCCGACATGGACGATCGCGGCGAGCTGGGCGAAATCGCCAAGAAGATCATCCAGATCCTTTCGCAGCCCTATTCGGTCGAGGAAGGCCGCTGCACCATCGGTTGTTCCGTCGGTATCGCTATCGCGCCTTACGACGGCGTCGAGCGCGACGAACTCACCCGCGCGGCGGACCTTGCGCTCTACGCCTCCAAGAACGGCGGGCGCGGCCAGTTCCGTTTCTACGCTGCCGATCTCGAGCACGAGGCGAACCTGCGCAAGCGCATGGAAGACGATCTTGCCGAAGCCATCGAGGCGGGCAATTTCACTCTCGAATACCAGCCCTGCGTCGAACTCGGCAGCAACAAGGTGGTCGCTCTCGAAGCGCAGTACTGCTGGGAGGACGAGGACCGCGGCCGGGTCAGCCAGGAAACCTTCATCCCCGTCGCCGAGGGCAGCCGCCTGATCATCCCGATCGGGGAATGGGCATTGCGCAAGGCGTGCGAAGAAGCGCACGAATGGCCCGAAAGCTTGCGCCTTTCGATCAATATCTCGCCGGTCCAGTTCGAAGCCAACGGTTTCGTCGACATGGTCGCCAAGATCCTCGATGAGACCGGTCTCGATCCGGCGCGCCTCGATCTCGAATTGGCGGAATCGGTGCTGCTCGGCGATGCGAGCAAGGTGGATGCCGCGCTCGGTGCGCTGTTCAAGCTGGGCGTGCGCTTGACACTCGACCAGTTCGGCACCGGCCTTTCCTCGCTCAGCTACCTGCGGCGCGCGCCCTTCAACGCGCTCAAGATCGGCGCCAACTTCTTCGAGCCCGTCATGGGCAACGACTTGGGCGACATGGAACTCGTCCGCGCTGTCGTCGCGCTGGCAGGTGCGATGGGTATGGAAACAGTCGCCACCGGCGTCCACGCCATGGACCTCATGGGCGAGCTCAGAAAGATCGGCGTCAGCCACGTGCAGGGCTTCGTTTTCTCCGAAGCGGTAAGCCAGAAGGCGGTGCTGGAGGAAATCGCGCAAGGCGATTGGATGCTCGAGCCGACCGACGCGGGCAGCCAGCGCGCCAGCCGCCGCACCGTCTTCCGAAAGATCGGCCTCATCCACGAAGACCACTATTACGACGTCACCCTGCGCAACATGTCGCGCTCCGGCGCCATGATCCAGGGGCTGGAAGACGTGCCCGTCGGCACGCAATTCGTGCTCGACTTCGGGCAGGGCCAGCTCGCCGTCTGCACCGTGCGCCGTTCGATGGATGACACGCAGGGCGTGGAGTTCGAGCAGGAACTGGTTGACGACGGGGCAGGAGGGCTGTGCACCCGTCACCGTGTTAACCCCTATGCGCTTGCCGCCGCAGGCGCTCCGCTCACGGCGCTTCCACCGGGCAAATACAGCCAGGCTCCACAGGCCGCCCCGGGCAGCTTCGCGCAGTTCAAGCTCTCCGCGAACGCTCCGAAACAGGGCGGCGGACCGCAGGAAAGCTGA